The genomic window AGTTTTATAATCTTTTACTTTAAATAAACATAATTTTATCTCAACTAAGCCTTTTTTTATTCTAATTTTGCAAAATTTTTCCCAATAAAGCGACTTTAGCTTGTTCTACTTTCAAAGCATTAGAGAAAAATTCACTCCCTAAATTTGACTGTTTTCAATTATTTGCACTAACACGGTAGAAAGATTCTTTGTGAACCCCAGAACGGGGAGTAAGCCATGCTCGTTTGACTCGTTTTTGAATTCGCCAATAGAGTTTTTTGCTACATCCGCCCCAATTAACTCAGAGGGATATGAACAATTCGGTCTTGATATTCATTTTCATTTCCTGCCAAAGCAATTAGAATTAAGTCATCAAGGACTTGCCCGATTTCTGCTCTGGGACGCAGGACGAAAATTCCTGGGATCTGGTGTCCTTGGGCTAGATGCTCTGCCAAATGTACGGGCATGGAACTGCGGTTATTTGTGACCAAAATAAAGTTGTTGATCTCACACCACAACAGAATTTCTGGATCTAATGTGCCTGTAGGGGGAACTCCAGGCTCTCCAATCATCCAAACGATTAGATCGCTTTGGCGACGGAGAAGCTGCACTTTATACAGGGGAGGTAAGTTTTCATCCAGTAAATAATTAATGCTCATTTAAAACCTGTGTGGCTGCTCCTCGCTCTGCTTTCAACTTGCGAAGTCTGACTACAAAGGCAGGCGGATTTTCATCCTGCTCTCGCTCTGATTTCAGGCAATACTCTAACCAATCAGCAATGTACTTACTAATAGTTTCTTTGTTATGCAGGTAATAGAGAATTGTGGCGTAGACTTGTTCTAATGTAATGGAAGGGTAAGTTTGGGCGATTTCTTCTGGAGTCCGAGCGCGATAAATGTACTCATATAGAATGGTTTCAATCCCGATACGGGAGCCAGCCAACCGAATGTCATTGGGTGCGAGAAAGTTGAAGTAATCTTCTAGTTGCATCGGTTAATACTCCTT from Chroococcidiopsis sp. SAG 2025 includes these protein-coding regions:
- a CDS encoding DUF5615 family PIN-like protein, with translation MSINYLLDENLPPLYKVQLLRRQSDLIVWMIGEPGVPPTGTLDPEILLWCEINNFILVTNNRSSMPVHLAEHLAQGHQIPGIFVLRPRAEIGQVLDDLILIALAGNENEYQDRIVHIPLS
- a CDS encoding DUF433 domain-containing protein codes for the protein MQLEDYFNFLAPNDIRLAGSRIGIETILYEYIYRARTPEEIAQTYPSITLEQVYATILYYLHNKETISKYIADWLEYCLKSEREQDENPPAFVVRLRKLKAERGAATQVLNEH